The region AGATATCTGGCGATAAAATTTCCTCCAATCCGCCATTAAGGATCGGATTCAAGCGAAAAAATGCCGAGCAAAATCCTTTAGCGCGGAATGCAGAGATTAACTCATTTATGGCTAACTTAACAAACTCTCTATCGTTTGCTGCTGCTTCGCTTAAGACAATTCCGGGGTATCCGTAAGGAGAGACGACATCAAAAACTTCTGCTGTTGCTAAGTTTGACTCGAATAATCCATCACAACGTCGCCATAAATATGGCAAGAAAAATATTTTGTCATCCTCAAATATTAAGATAGCTTCAGCAGCCGCCTTATTCCTGAGCGATTCTAAATAAACATACTCAGGCAAATGATAAATATCGTGCCATAGTTTTGCTAGTGTTTCCAGCCACAAATTATCTGTTAAATCGATTATTTGCGTATTCATTCACTTTTTCTCCAGGAGTAATTTAAATTAGTCGCGTCCGCTTAGACGATAGTATGAATCAGGAGTACGCCAGCGGATAAAATTCTCCATAACTGGATTTATCTGCACTTTAGCAGGAATATGTTTGACTGGGAAACGCATCCCGTCTTTGAAGACACAGAGCGCTTCATCTTCTCGAGAGTGCTGACCGTAGACAATTTGGTGGATTTTACCGGAACGGCGACAGACCTGTACGAAATCAAACACCAATCCAGTACCGATGTAGGTTGACAATGCTTCTGTTGCGACGTAAACGCTTTGGATATAAGCAGTACCTTCGACAGCATGAGCCTCAATATATCCCCCCAATTTTCCTTCAATTAAACCTGCTAAAATTAAACGCCGTTTGGGGATGATATAGTTGGAAATACTGGCGATATATTCATCTTTGGATGGCACTGCTTTGTAGCTTCCTCGCGTTAAAGCAGAGACTAAAACCTCATATCCCTGTTCTTGCAGTAGCAGCGGATCGATTAACTCCACAATCTCCGCCCGCTTGCGACTTCTTCTCACATGATTTCTGCGATTAGAAGAAAGACTTTCTAAATCGTAGTTTTGGATATCAGTTAATAAGTGAACTGGGATCGAGCCGTTGGTAAATTCTACGTCTGATTCCGATAAGGCCGAGCGAAATCCCCAGCAAAATAAAGTTGGGCGCGTTGCTTGTTTGGCAGTTAAAGAAGCTATTAAATGAATCGGCTGATAAAAGCCAGGACGCAACTTTTCCCAGTAGCGTCCCTGATGAAAGATTGTGCTAGCTCCTTCTTTTTGTCGCCAGTTGGCAAATTCTTCTTCTGTCATGGAAAAGATACTTACTTCCGATATGTCTTTGAACATGGTGTGTTTTAAATTTCCGAGGTGTTTTATTTGCGGTTAGCGATCGCTCTTGTCCGGTCAAACAATGTTTATTTTCACTCAGCAATGCCAAGCCTAACCTTGTCACTTTCAAGTCCCATTAATTCCCCATAAATTTTTCCATTGTATCCTGTGCTGATTGGTTAATTCCATCTTTTTTGACAACTTTCCAGATAGTTAAAAAAAGAATTTTTAGGTCAAGCCATAAGCTCCAATTATCTACATACCAAACATCTAATTTGAATTTTTCTGACCAGGAAATGCTATTGCGCCCGTTGATTTGGGCCCAACCCGTGATCCCTGGCATAACATCGTGACGGCGTGCTTGTTCGGGGCTGTAACGCTCCAGGTATTCTACCAAAAGAGGCCGGGGGCCAACAAAGCTCATATCGCCTTTGAGAACATTCCACAGTTGGGGAAGTTCATCTAAACTGGTTTGGCGCAGAAATTTACCGATCGCAGTGATCCGCTGTACGTCAGGGAGAAGATTGCCATCGGCATCGCGATCGTCAGTCATGGTGCGAA is a window of Aerosakkonema funiforme FACHB-1375 DNA encoding:
- a CDS encoding sugar transferase, encoding MATHQSPITQFNRLIKYVLDRLFAALALVVFSPFIVFVAIAIYLRMGRPIVFTQARPGKDGHIFTFYKFRTMTDDRDADGNLLPDVQRITAIGKFLRQTSLDELPQLWNVLKGDMSFVGPRPLLVEYLERYSPEQARRHDVMPGITGWAQINGRNSISWSEKFKLDVWYVDNWSLWLDLKILFLTIWKVVKKDGINQSAQDTMEKFMGN